CCGCGGCCCGAGCAAGTTTAAGACCGATTAAAGATCTTAGCGCAGATTATTGGCAGGCACGCTAATCCTCTCAGTGACGAGCCAATCCGCATAGGATACCCTCGTCGACAATTGCAGACTTAAAAGAGCGAGATCTATAGCACCAATTACCATCAGATTTGAGCCACTGTTTCCCTTTGCTCTAATTCGTTAATGAGCACTCTGCAACGCACAAGAGGAATGTGCTGCGAAGACGCCAAAGCTGCAGTCAATGAGTCGCCTGAGAGAGGAATGCCACGAACATCGCCCGCAATCAGAGCGAGCGGAATCACTCCTCCGCAGGCCATCAAACCAAACGTGATGATCCATTTGTTGCGCACGGGATCGCGGTAGGGCCCTATAGACAAAACAACGAGCACTAGGTGGGCAAAAGCCAGCCAGTCCGTTCCATATGCGAGGAATGGATACTGCGCATTTGTTTCGGAGAGCGCATGATGCACGCGAGCGATCCAGGGCAGCAGATGAGTAGCTTTAGCGGTTCGTCGAACGGGCGGGGTCTCGAGAATAGACAACAGCCAATGGAGTTCGGTTTGTAACGGAAAGGCCGTGACTCCGCTGAGAAACAAACCAGTCATAAAAATGACAAGCCAGAATCGGATCGCTCGCAGATGGTTATGCGCCAAAGACTAAACTTCTTTCCCAAAAGCCGGTCTGCATGTTGTTGAACTGCTCATACCGTAGTAACTAGCTTATTTGCTTTCCGATTGGCGTTAGGGCGACCTTATTGCCCCTTACAGTCCCAGTCCTCGCATAGGAGGCGGTGGTGCCGGTGGGACGGCGGCCTTCATCAATCCGAACCACTCTTGTACCAATCTACCTTCCGCGTCACCACCATCACCACGGCCAGTACTGCGAACAAGAGTAGGGATCCCAGAATGAGCGCGTTGTCCTCGCTGATGAGCAGTCCGTAGACCGCAGCATAAAGGGAAGTGAGCATCGCTCCAAACCCGACGCCGCGCGTCACGCTTCGCAAGACATACGATAGATAGAACGTCAGCAACCCGATACAAGCTGCGCTGGCAACCAGGTAGGACAGCGCAAACGCCATATGTTCCGAGAAGCTGACGAGCAGCAAAAAGAAGATCGCTAGCCCGAACCCGACCAGTAGATACTGAACTGGATGAATCGGCAACTCCTTAATCATCTCGAATAGGAAGAACCCACCGAACGTCAGCACTACAAATAAAATTCCATACTTCGTCGCCCGATCGCTCAATTTGTACGAATCGATCGGCGTCAACAGGCTCACATTCATCAGATCGATCGGCTTCGCGGGGTTCGACTCCATCTGTACCTGCGTCCCTGTTGCCAAGGAAGAAATATCCCATGCGGCTGAAAACCCATTTCCTCCCACCTGCCTTGTCCGCGGAAGAAAGCGTCCAGCAAACAGCGGTGAACGCCAAGTCGAACTCAGCTCAACATGATTCGAATCGCCCACAGGCGCCACGCTCAGCTGTTCTGTCCCTGCCAGATCCATATCGATAGCAAACTCCATATGACCTTTCAGCTCCCTCACCCATCGTAATGGCACTCGCAGATTGGGCTGCCAACCCATCGTAGATTCAGCCCCCTGAAACATCGTCTGAGGAATCCCATTTACCACGACCGTCGGCGTCCCTACGATACCGCGCACGTCCTCAACAGACATCGCCAGATATGGCTCACCCCACTCCACCTGTCCCGTCGTGTGTAGCGGTACAATATCCACCGATCCTTTTAGGTGCCCCGCAAACTCGTAGACTGTCACCGTATATAGCCCATGCTGCCGTTCCGTCGGTGTCAGCCTTCCACGCACATCCAGCACATGGGGAAACGACGTTGCGGTCAGCTTAGCGACATGCTCAACTCTCTTCTTCACGCCCTTCTCGCCATCCTCCATCGTCACAGTCGTCTGTGTATACGGCCTCACCAATACAGGACCGATCACCGTTTGTGGACCAGCGTAGCTCGCCTCGATACTCTGCACCGCCTCGTCCCGGTACTTCTGTCGATCGGTGATCGCACCGTTCACCATCGCCAAGGCAATCAAGATAACTCCTGTCACCACGCCAATGACCAGCAGCTTAAACGTTAACTTAAGGTTCATCTCATTCTCCTCTTTGAATCCCTGTCCG
The nucleotide sequence above comes from Tunturibacter empetritectus. Encoded proteins:
- the creD gene encoding cell envelope integrity protein CreD; translated protein: MNLKLTFKLLVIGVVTGVILIALAMVNGAITDRQKYRDEAVQSIEASYAGPQTVIGPVLVRPYTQTTVTMEDGEKGVKKRVEHVAKLTATSFPHVLDVRGRLTPTERQHGLYTVTVYEFAGHLKGSVDIVPLHTTGQVEWGEPYLAMSVEDVRGIVGTPTVVVNGIPQTMFQGAESTMGWQPNLRVPLRWVRELKGHMEFAIDMDLAGTEQLSVAPVGDSNHVELSSTWRSPLFAGRFLPRTRQVGGNGFSAAWDISSLATGTQVQMESNPAKPIDLMNVSLLTPIDSYKLSDRATKYGILFVVLTFGGFFLFEMIKELPIHPVQYLLVGFGLAIFFLLLVSFSEHMAFALSYLVASAACIGLLTFYLSYVLRSVTRGVGFGAMLTSLYAAVYGLLISEDNALILGSLLLFAVLAVVMVVTRKVDWYKSGSD